DNA from Streptomyces sp. NBC_01260:
CCTCGGCGAAGCAGGGCTGGTGGTACGACCGGGACGACCGCGGTGGCGTCGTGAAGATCAAGACCGCCCCGCTGTCCACGGGCAAGAAGTTCTCGGTGAAGCTGGAGAGGACCAGCGCGGTCGGCGGACGGAACGCGGCCGCGACGGCCACCGTCTCCGCGCCGCAGGGCCAGGAGGTCGGCGCGGGCGCCCCGGCCACCGTCGCCGTCGACGTCACCGCCGGCAAGGCCGATGTCACGGACGCCGTGGTCTCCCTGGACGTCCCCAAGGGCTGGCAGGCCACTTTGGCCAAGGCCGTGCAGCGGATCCCGGCGGGCACCACCCGGCGGGTCGAGGTGTCGGTCACCCCGGCGAAGGACGCCGCGGCGGGGGAGGCGCGGATCACCGCGCTCGCCCGCTACCGGTCCGCGGGCGAATCCCGTACGGCGGTCCAGCGGATCGCCGCCGCGGTGATGCCGCCGCCGCCCACCGGTGAGGTGTGGGCGAGCGATCTGGAGTGGCTGAGTTCGGTCAACGGCTACGGTCCGGCGGAGCGCGACCGCAGCAACGGCGAATCGGGCGCGGCCGACGGCGGCCCGCTCACACTGGCCGGGAAGGTGTACGAGAAGGGGATCGGCACCCATGCCGACTCCGACATCGAGGTCTATCTCGGCGGACAGTGCTCGAAGTTCACCGCGGACGCGGGGATCGACGACGAGATCAACGGATACGGCGAGGTGGCGTTCTCCGTCGAGGCCGACGGCAAGGTGCTCTGGACCTCGCCGAAGGTGACCGGGGCGTCGGCGGCCGTACCGGTCGACGTGCCGCTCGACGGCGCACGCCATGTGCGTCTGAAGGTCACGGACACCAATGGGTCCAAGACCGGCGACCACGGCGACTGGGGCGCCGCGCGCTTCACCTGCTCCTGAATGTCCGCAGTGAAGCGAGGGAGCCGGGCGGGTGTCCACCCGCCCGGCTCCCGGCTGTCCGGATCAGTCCTCCGACGAATTGTCCGGCGAGTCCTCCGGCGGATCCTGTGGGGCGTCTCCCGGGGCACTTCCCGAGGAGGCGTCCTTCGGCCGTTCGCCCGGCGGCTGCTGCGGGCCGCCGGCGTCGCTGCGGTCCTCCCCGCCGTCGGCCGGCGCCGGGCCCGTCGCGGGACCGGTCGGGGACCCGCTTCCGGACCCGCTCACCGGCCCTGGTCCGGTCTCCGGCCGGGCCGGCTTCGGCGGCCTGGTCCGGCCGTTCGACGTGTCCCGCAGATACGAGCCGTCGCCGCTCTCCGTCGCATGTCCGCCCGGCCCGGAACCCGGACCGGGGTCCCGGCGCCGCAGATAGCGCTCGAACTCCCGGGCGATGGCCTCGCCGCTCGCCTCGGGAAGCTCCGCGGTGTCCCGGGCCTCCTCCAGCGTCTGAACGTACTCCGCCACCTCGCTGTCCTCGGCGGCCAGTTGGTCGACCCCGAGCTGCCAGGCGCGCGCGTCCTCGGCCAGTTCACCCAGCGGGATGCGCAGCCCGATGAGATCCTCCAGGCGGTTCAGCAGCGCCAGGGTGGCCTTCGGGTTGGGCGGCTGCGACACGTAGTGCGGCACCGCCGCCCACAGGCTCACGGCGGGCACACCCGCGTGGGTGCACGCCTCCTGGAGGATGCCGACGATGCCGGTCGGCCCCTCGTACCTGGTCTCCTCCAGGTCCATGGTGCGCGCCAGGTCCGGATCGGACGTGACGCCGCTGACCGGTACCGGACGGGTGTGCGGGGTGTCGCCGAGCAGCGCACCGAGCACCACCACCATCTCGACGCCCAGCTCATGGGCGAAGCCCAGGATCTCGTTGCAGAACGAGCGCCAGCGCATCGACGGCTCGATGCCCCGGACCAGGACGAGATCACGGGGCTTGTCCCCGCCGATGCGGACCACGGAGAGCCGGGTCGTCGGCCAGGTGATCTTGCGCACCCCGCCGTCCAGCCACACCGTCGGGCGGTTGACCTGGAAGTCGTAGTAGTCCTCGGCGTCCAGCGCCGCGAACACCTCGCCCTTCCACTCCCGGTCCAGGTGCGCGACCGCTGTGGAAGCGGCGTCACCTGCGTCGTTCCACCCCTCGAACGCGGCCACCATGACCGGGTCGATCAGCTCGGGAACCCCCTCGAGCTCGATCACCCAGGCCTCCTTCCGAAGTTCCCTTGCGTACGGAACAACCTTACGGCTTCCGGCCACCCGCGCCGCAGCCCCTGCGCGCGGCCGGGTGAACCCGGGCCACTGGGGTGCATCACCGGCCGAATCAGGGCATCAAGCCCGCCATACATCCGAGCTGTGTGGGGGCAATTTCGCCTCAACCCTGGACGTTGGAGCCTTGGGGGCGCTATACATCGGATGACCAGAGCAGAGGTCCGATGTTATTTCCCCTGGGGGCGCACATGAGTCAGACCGTCACGGATTTCGAGGTTCACGACATCCGTTTTCCGACCTCGGAACAACTGGACGGCTCGGACGCCATGAACCCCGATCCCGACTACTCGGCTGCCTATGTCGTACTGCGTACCGACGCCGCGGACAGTGCTGGTGACGGTGTCGAGGGACATGGCTTCTGTTTCACCATCGGGCGCGGCAACGAGGTGATGGCAGCCGCCATCCAGGCGTTGGCCCCCTATGTGGTCGGGCGTCCCGTGCCCCGCACCGCGGCCGACCTCGGCGCGCTGTACCGGGACCTCACCCACGACTCCCAACTGCGCTGGCTGGGGCCCGAGAAGGGCGTGATGCACATGGCGGCCGGCGCGGTCGTCAACGCCGCCTGGGACCTGGCGGCGAAACGGGCCGGCAGACCCGTCTGGCAGTTCCTGGCCGAGATGACGCCCGAGGAGCTCGTCTCCCTCGTCGATTTCCGCTACCTCAGCGACGCCCTCACCCCCGAGGAGGCGCTCGCGATCCTGCGCGCCGCCGAACCGGGCCGGGCCGAGCGGGCCGAGCGGCTGCGTGCCGAGGGATACCCCGCCTACACCACCTCGCCCGGCTGGCTCGGCTACTCCGACGACAAGCTGGTCAGGCTGGCGAAGGAGGCCGTCGCCGACGGCTTCACCCAGATCAAGCTGAAGGTCGGCGGCGACCTCGACGACGACGTCCGCAGGCTCGGGCTCGCCCGTGAGGCCGTCGGCGCCGACGTACGGATCGCGGTCGACGCCAACCAGCGCTGGGACGTCGCCGACGCGGTGGAGTGGATGACCGCGCTCGCGCCGTACGACCCGCACTGGATCGAGGAGCCGACCAGCCCCGACGACATCCTCGGCCACGCCGCCGTGCGCGCCGGACAGCCGGTCAAGGTCGCCACCGGCGAACACGTCGCCAACCGGGTCGTGTTCAAGCAGCTGCTCCAGGCCGGCGCGGTCGACTTCGTCCAGATCGACGCCGCGCGGGTCGCGGGCGTCAACGAGAACCTGGCGATCCTGCTGCTCGCCGCCAAGTACGGCGTTCCGGTCTGCCCGCACGCGGGCGGCGTCGGCCTGTGCGAGCTGGTGCAGCACCTCTCGATGTTCGACTATGTGGCGGTCTCCGGCACCTGGGAGGACCGAGTGATCGAATACGTCGATCATCTGCACGAGCACTTCGCCGACCCCACCGTGATCGACTCGGGCCGCTACCGGGCGCCCGCGTCCCCGGGCTTCTCCGCCCGGATGCTCCCCGGATCGATCGCCGCACACCGCTATCCGGAGGGCCCCGTATGGCAGGCCCGCCGCACCACTGAGGAGGACAGCCGATGACCGGCACACGCGACTTCGAGGGGATGAACGCTCTGGTGACGGGCGGTGCCTCCGGTATCGGGGCCGCCGTCGCGACCATGCTCCTGGAGCGCGGGGCCCGCGTAGCGGTCCTGGACCGGGAGACCGCGGGCGCCCCCGAGGGCACCCTCGCCGTCAAGGCGGACGTCACCGACGACGCGGCCGTGCGCGAGGCGGTCGACCGGGCGGCGGCCGAACTGGGCTCCCTGCACACGCTCGTGTCGAACGCGGGCATCGGATCCATCGGCTCCGTCGAGGACAACGACGACGACGAGTGGACCCGGGTCCTGGACAT
Protein-coding regions in this window:
- a CDS encoding PAC2 family protein, translating into MIELEGVPELIDPVMVAAFEGWNDAGDAASTAVAHLDREWKGEVFAALDAEDYYDFQVNRPTVWLDGGVRKITWPTTRLSVVRIGGDKPRDLVLVRGIEPSMRWRSFCNEILGFAHELGVEMVVVLGALLGDTPHTRPVPVSGVTSDPDLARTMDLEETRYEGPTGIVGILQEACTHAGVPAVSLWAAVPHYVSQPPNPKATLALLNRLEDLIGLRIPLGELAEDARAWQLGVDQLAAEDSEVAEYVQTLEEARDTAELPEASGEAIAREFERYLRRRDPGPGSGPGGHATESGDGSYLRDTSNGRTRPPKPARPETGPGPVSGSGSGSPTGPATGPAPADGGEDRSDAGGPQQPPGERPKDASSGSAPGDAPQDPPEDSPDNSSED
- a CDS encoding L-fuconate dehydratase gives rise to the protein MSQTVTDFEVHDIRFPTSEQLDGSDAMNPDPDYSAAYVVLRTDAADSAGDGVEGHGFCFTIGRGNEVMAAAIQALAPYVVGRPVPRTAADLGALYRDLTHDSQLRWLGPEKGVMHMAAGAVVNAAWDLAAKRAGRPVWQFLAEMTPEELVSLVDFRYLSDALTPEEALAILRAAEPGRAERAERLRAEGYPAYTTSPGWLGYSDDKLVRLAKEAVADGFTQIKLKVGGDLDDDVRRLGLAREAVGADVRIAVDANQRWDVADAVEWMTALAPYDPHWIEEPTSPDDILGHAAVRAGQPVKVATGEHVANRVVFKQLLQAGAVDFVQIDAARVAGVNENLAILLLAAKYGVPVCPHAGGVGLCELVQHLSMFDYVAVSGTWEDRVIEYVDHLHEHFADPTVIDSGRYRAPASPGFSARMLPGSIAAHRYPEGPVWQARRTTEEDSR